From a region of the Desmodus rotundus isolate HL8 chromosome 7, HLdesRot8A.1, whole genome shotgun sequence genome:
- the LOC112301240 gene encoding dehydrogenase/reductase SDR family member 4-like 2 isoform X2, whose translation MYKVGLLLGGRVRSWESIRMASNKVVRPDPLANKVALVTASTDGIGLAIARRLAQDGAHVVVSSRKQQNVDRAVAALQGEGLSVTGTVCHVGKAEDRDRLVTMAVKLHGGINILVSNAAVNPFFGNLMDVTEEVWDKILDINVKATALMTKAVVPEMEKQGGGSVVIVASIAAYTPFPGLGPYNVSKTALLGLTKNLATELAGRNIRVNCLAPGIIKTNFSQVKFPFPAVVDGRGERGEHKRSPADKKARQARGMCRHCVFPVL comes from the exons ATGTATAAGGTGGGGCTGCTACTGGGCGGCCGTGTCAGGTCGTGGGAGTCGATAAGGATGGCCAGCAACAAGGTAGTGCGCCCGGACCCGCTCGCGAATAAGGTGGCCTTAGTAACGGCCTCCACCGACGG GATCGGTTTGGCCATCGCCAGGCGTCTGGCCCAGGATGGGGCCCATGTGGTGGTGAGCAGCCGGAAGCAGCAGAATGTGGACCGGGCAGTGGCAGcgctgcagggggaggggctgagtgtgACAGGCACTGTGTGCCACGTGGGGAAGGCTGAGGACCGGGATCGGCTGGTGACCATG GCTGTGAAGCTTCACGGGGGCATCAACATCCTGGTCTCTAACGCTGCAGTCAATCCTTTCTTTGGAAACCTAATGGATGTCACTGAGGAGGTGTGGGACAAG ATTCTGGACATTAATGTGAAGGCCACAGCCCTGATGACAAAAGCAGTGGTGCCAGAGATGGAGAAACAAGG aggCGGCTCAGTAGTGATTGTGGCCTCCATAGCAGCCTACACCCCGTTTCCT ggcctgggccctTACAATGTTAGTAAAACAGCCTTGCTGGGCCTGACCAAGAACCTGGCCACAGAGTTGGCTGGAAGGAACATTAGGGTAAACTGCCTGGCTCCCGGAATCATCAAGACTAACTTCAGCCAAGTG AAATTCCCCTTTCCTGCAGTTGTGGATGGACGAGGCGAGAGAGGAGAGCATAAAAGAAGCCCTGCGGATAAGAAG